One segment of Alistipes finegoldii DSM 17242 DNA contains the following:
- a CDS encoding BlaI/MecI/CopY family transcriptional regulator, translating into MEKKSTELTRGEEEIMQILWRLGDAVVNEIIAQTEEPRPKYTTVATFLKILENKGFVGHTPEGKSHRYYPLVGREQYARGVMSSVLTSYFDGSLARMVSFFSRNEDISVKEMDEILEIMRNAKK; encoded by the coding sequence ATGGAGAAAAAATCAACGGAACTCACACGCGGCGAAGAGGAGATCATGCAGATACTCTGGCGTCTGGGGGACGCGGTGGTCAATGAGATCATCGCCCAGACCGAGGAGCCGCGGCCCAAGTACACCACCGTCGCCACCTTCCTCAAGATTCTGGAAAACAAAGGTTTCGTGGGACACACCCCCGAAGGCAAAAGCCACCGCTACTACCCGCTCGTCGGCCGCGAGCAGTACGCGCGCGGGGTCATGTCGTCGGTGCTGACCTCCTATTTCGACGGCTCGCTGGCCCGGATGGTGTCGTTTTTCTCGCGGAACGAAGACATTTCGGTCAAGGAGATGGACGAGATTCTCGAAATCATGCGGAACGCAAAAAAATAA
- a CDS encoding M56 family metallopeptidase — translation MKPAIIYMLEVLVCSGVLLAAYAILLERRVKFRWCRLYLLLTTFAAALIPLLRIPVWPGRIVAAAPAIPPDLPVWMGEVLPDEGGSFAVTPEIFCLGLYLLGAVLIAGVMAWQVFRIHRLRRGAEISRTGDYTLVRTRQEIASFSFLRTIYVWDKTPAGELAAILAHESSHIAHRHSIERILMELMKALLWWNPFAWIAARRLTEAEEFEADNDVLSSGYDRAEYMQTIFRQLFGYSPEIANGLRNSLTKKRFKMMTKQTKSRHGLLRLAGTLPAVIGLLCAFGFTSRAAVIVAPATAPATGTTEEPADIRTAADAMQKQDKTCTATLSVVDKKDKHPIEGALVQAAGPPKGTVTGKDGRAVITVPEGSELKISYIGYEPRTIAVNDENPVVVSLIRNPKAGFTPTDDLPDTPQEQQQEQVTVSVATYKDNAPLAGALVKVSGSQIGAVTNDEGLAALQVPANSALEISYIGCKPHIAQVGDKARQMFMFDMQPATSGRSETEGTTVTTTVTDKPLYIVNGIETKEIGKLDPDRIESMSVLKDKAATALYGEKARNGVIVITLKGADIEPATSESNGKRDDAEQTAANAIAIKNGTPEKEEAFLVTETMPLFPTEDPAAPYGDLGNFRAWVQKNVKYPAEAFEKGIGGRVVLSFVVEKDGSVSSIEKLQSPDASLWEEARRVIASSPKWKPGEQRGQIVRVKYTLPVDFRLTKASDTPAPESGK, via the coding sequence ATGAAACCCGCAATCATCTACATGCTCGAAGTGCTCGTCTGCAGCGGAGTCCTGCTGGCGGCCTACGCCATCCTGCTCGAACGCCGGGTAAAATTCCGCTGGTGCCGGCTCTACCTGCTCCTGACGACCTTCGCCGCGGCCCTGATTCCGCTGCTGCGGATTCCTGTATGGCCGGGGCGCATCGTCGCAGCCGCACCCGCCATCCCGCCCGACCTCCCCGTCTGGATGGGCGAAGTGCTTCCCGACGAGGGCGGAAGTTTCGCCGTAACGCCCGAAATTTTCTGTCTGGGGCTTTATCTGCTGGGAGCGGTCCTGATCGCCGGCGTCATGGCATGGCAGGTCTTCCGCATCCATAGGCTGCGGCGCGGCGCCGAAATTTCCCGGACCGGCGACTATACGCTCGTCCGCACGCGGCAGGAAATCGCTTCGTTCTCCTTCCTGCGCACCATTTACGTCTGGGACAAAACGCCTGCCGGGGAGCTGGCCGCCATTCTGGCCCACGAGTCGAGCCACATCGCCCACCGCCACTCCATCGAACGCATCCTGATGGAGCTGATGAAGGCCCTTCTATGGTGGAATCCCTTCGCATGGATCGCCGCACGGCGGCTGACCGAGGCCGAAGAGTTCGAGGCCGACAACGACGTGCTGAGCAGCGGTTACGACCGCGCCGAATATATGCAAACCATCTTCAGGCAGCTTTTCGGTTATAGTCCGGAAATAGCCAACGGGCTGCGCAACTCCCTCACTAAAAAACGCTTTAAAATGATGACCAAGCAGACAAAGAGCAGGCACGGCCTGCTGCGGCTGGCGGGTACGTTGCCCGCCGTGATAGGATTGTTGTGCGCATTCGGCTTCACCTCGCGCGCAGCTGTGATCGTCGCCCCGGCGACCGCCCCCGCAACCGGAACGACCGAAGAGCCGGCCGACATACGAACCGCGGCCGACGCGATGCAGAAGCAGGACAAGACCTGCACGGCGACGCTATCGGTAGTGGATAAAAAAGACAAACACCCCATCGAAGGAGCGCTCGTACAGGCGGCCGGCCCCCCAAAAGGCACCGTCACCGGCAAAGACGGCCGGGCCGTGATAACGGTCCCCGAAGGCAGTGAACTCAAAATCAGCTATATCGGCTACGAGCCCCGGACCATCGCCGTAAACGACGAAAACCCGGTCGTCGTATCCCTGATACGAAACCCCAAAGCAGGCTTTACCCCCACCGACGACCTGCCCGACACGCCGCAGGAGCAACAGCAGGAGCAGGTGACCGTCAGCGTCGCCACCTACAAGGACAACGCCCCGCTCGCCGGTGCGCTGGTCAAGGTCAGCGGTTCGCAGATAGGTGCGGTCACCAACGACGAAGGCTTGGCCGCATTACAGGTACCGGCCAATTCGGCTCTTGAAATCAGCTACATAGGATGCAAACCGCATATCGCACAAGTCGGCGACAAGGCGCGTCAGATGTTCATGTTCGACATGCAGCCCGCAACGTCCGGAAGATCCGAAACGGAGGGCACGACCGTAACAACGACCGTAACGGACAAACCGCTCTATATCGTCAACGGAATCGAAACGAAGGAGATCGGCAAACTCGATCCCGACCGGATCGAGAGCATGAGTGTCCTCAAGGACAAGGCCGCCACCGCACTCTACGGCGAAAAGGCCCGCAACGGCGTGATAGTCATCACGCTCAAAGGAGCGGATATAGAACCTGCTACGTCCGAAAGCAACGGCAAGAGGGATGACGCCGAACAAACCGCGGCAAACGCCATCGCGATTAAAAACGGCACCCCCGAAAAGGAAGAGGCGTTCCTTGTGACCGAAACGATGCCTCTCTTCCCGACCGAAGATCCCGCCGCCCCGTACGGCGACCTCGGCAACTTCCGGGCATGGGTGCAGAAAAACGTAAAGTACCCGGCCGAAGCTTTCGAAAAGGGGATCGGAGGACGTGTCGTGCTGTCGTTCGTCGTCGAGAAGGACGGCTCGGTAAGCAGCATCGAAAAGCTCCAATCGCCCGACGCGTCGCTTTGGGAGGAGGCTCGCCGCGTCATCGCCTCTTCGCCCAAGTGGAAACCCGGCGAACAGCGCGGACAGATCGTGCGCGTGAAATATACGCTCCCCGTGGACTTCCGTCTTACGAAAGCGTCAGATACGCCGGCCCCGGAATCCGGAAAGTAG
- the ung gene encoding uracil-DNA glycosylase, which translates to MDVKIAPDWKELLAPEFEKPYFADLTQFVRQEYATRRIYPRGSNIFRAFDKCPFDKLKVVIIGQDPYHGPGQANGLCFSVGDGVPFPPSLQNIFKEVADDTGTPPPATGNLDRWAEQGVLLLNAVLTVRAHEAASHAGRGWETFTDAVVRAISERKQGVVYMLWGSYAQKKGAIADPQRNFILKSVHPSPLSVYRGFFGCRHFSRANEYLRSIGKEPIVW; encoded by the coding sequence ATGGATGTAAAGATCGCCCCCGACTGGAAAGAGCTGCTCGCTCCCGAATTCGAAAAACCCTACTTCGCCGACCTCACGCAGTTCGTACGGCAGGAATACGCCACGCGGCGCATCTATCCGCGCGGCAGCAACATCTTCCGCGCCTTCGACAAATGCCCGTTCGACAAGCTGAAAGTGGTCATCATCGGTCAGGACCCCTACCACGGTCCCGGACAGGCCAACGGGCTCTGCTTCTCGGTAGGCGACGGCGTGCCGTTCCCGCCCTCGCTGCAGAATATCTTCAAGGAGGTCGCCGACGACACCGGGACGCCCCCTCCCGCGACGGGCAACCTCGACCGCTGGGCCGAGCAGGGCGTACTGCTGCTGAACGCCGTGCTGACCGTCCGCGCACACGAAGCGGCGTCGCATGCGGGCCGCGGCTGGGAAACCTTCACCGACGCCGTGGTACGCGCGATCTCCGAACGCAAACAGGGCGTCGTATACATGCTTTGGGGCAGTTACGCCCAGAAAAAGGGAGCTATCGCAGACCCGCAGCGGAATTTCATCCTCAAGTCCGTACACCCGTCGCCGCTCTCGGTCTACCGCGGATTTTTCGGCTGCCGCCACTTCTCGCGCGCCAACGAATATCTCCGCAGCATCGGCAAGGAGCCGATCGTATGGTGA
- the menA gene encoding 1,4-dihydroxy-2-naphthoate octaprenyltransferase gives MKTQTATNSFRAWMLAARPKTLTGAAVPVMLGCALAASDGDFHLLPAVLCLLFAFLMQIDANLINDLWDYLKGSDGKDRLGPERACAQGWITPRAMRRGIALTTAAACITGCGLLFYGGWWLIAVGALCVVFAFLYTAGPYPLAYHGWGDLLVLAFFGFVPVGCTCCILSGSWTWQTGVISAACGLAIDTLLMVNNYRDREQDARSGKRTLVVRLGARAGSGLYLALGFAAAALCLPLLCDGRIGAAALPLLYLAPHTATWRRMVRISRGRELNAILGATSRNILLFGILLSIGLLL, from the coding sequence ATGAAAACACAAACAGCCACCAATTCGTTTCGGGCATGGATGCTCGCGGCGCGGCCCAAGACGCTGACGGGAGCCGCCGTACCGGTGATGCTGGGCTGCGCTTTAGCCGCTTCGGACGGAGATTTTCACCTGCTGCCCGCCGTGCTGTGCCTGCTGTTCGCCTTCCTGATGCAGATCGACGCCAACCTCATCAACGACCTCTGGGATTACCTCAAAGGCTCCGACGGCAAAGACCGGCTGGGACCCGAACGGGCCTGCGCGCAGGGCTGGATCACACCCCGCGCCATGCGTCGCGGAATCGCCCTGACGACCGCGGCCGCCTGCATCACGGGCTGCGGACTGCTCTTTTACGGCGGCTGGTGGCTGATCGCCGTCGGCGCGCTGTGCGTCGTGTTCGCATTCCTCTACACGGCGGGACCCTATCCGCTGGCCTATCACGGCTGGGGCGACCTGCTGGTGCTGGCTTTCTTCGGATTCGTCCCCGTCGGCTGTACCTGTTGCATCCTCAGCGGCAGCTGGACATGGCAGACGGGCGTCATTTCGGCGGCCTGCGGACTGGCGATCGACACCCTGCTGATGGTCAACAACTACCGCGACCGCGAGCAGGACGCCCGCAGCGGCAAACGCACGCTCGTCGTCCGGCTGGGCGCACGGGCCGGCAGCGGGCTTTATCTGGCACTGGGATTCGCAGCCGCAGCGCTCTGCCTCCCGCTGCTCTGCGACGGCCGCATAGGAGCGGCAGCGCTTCCCCTGCTCTACCTCGCACCGCACACGGCGACATGGCGGCGCATGGTGCGGATCAGCCGCGGCCGGGAGCTGAACGCCATTCTGGGCGCCACGTCGCGCAACATCCTGCTCTTCGGAATACTGCTCTCGATCGGGCTGCTGCTGTAA
- a CDS encoding sigma-70 family RNA polymerase sigma factor produces the protein MRQLKITKSITNRESASLDKYLQEIGKEELITVEEEVELAQRIKKGDQEALEKLTKANLRFVVSVAKQYQNQGLSLPDLINEGNLGLIKAAEKFDETRGFKFISYAVWWIRQSILQALAEQSRIVRLPLNQVGSLNKINKAFARFEQEHERTPSPEELATELELPKEKVTDTLRVAGRHVSVDAPFADGEDNSLLDVLVNPDSPNADRGLINESLSTEVDRALETLTDRERDIIKYFFGIGTSEMTLEEIGEKFDLTRERVRQIKEKAIRRLRHSSRSKLLKSYLG, from the coding sequence ATGCGTCAATTAAAGATTACAAAATCCATCACCAACCGCGAGAGCGCTTCGCTGGACAAATACTTGCAGGAAATCGGCAAGGAGGAGCTTATCACGGTCGAAGAGGAGGTGGAGCTCGCCCAACGGATTAAGAAAGGAGATCAGGAAGCCCTCGAAAAGCTGACCAAAGCCAACCTGCGTTTCGTGGTTTCCGTCGCCAAACAATATCAGAATCAGGGACTCAGCCTCCCGGACCTGATCAACGAAGGCAACCTCGGTCTGATCAAGGCCGCCGAGAAGTTCGACGAGACCCGCGGTTTCAAGTTCATCTCGTACGCCGTGTGGTGGATCCGTCAGTCGATCCTGCAGGCATTGGCCGAACAGTCGCGCATCGTGCGTCTGCCGCTCAATCAGGTGGGTTCGCTCAACAAGATCAACAAGGCGTTCGCACGCTTCGAGCAGGAGCACGAGCGCACCCCGTCGCCCGAAGAGCTGGCCACGGAGCTGGAGCTTCCCAAGGAGAAGGTCACCGACACGCTGCGCGTGGCAGGCCGCCACGTCTCGGTGGACGCCCCGTTCGCCGACGGCGAGGACAACTCGCTGCTGGACGTGCTGGTCAATCCCGATTCGCCCAACGCCGACCGCGGACTTATCAACGAGTCGCTCTCGACCGAGGTGGACCGCGCGTTGGAAACCCTCACGGACCGCGAACGCGACATCATCAAGTACTTCTTCGGCATCGGCACTTCGGAGATGACCCTCGAAGAGATCGGTGAGAAGTTCGACCTGACGCGCGAGCGCGTGCGCCAGATCAAGGAGAAGGCGATCCGCCGCCTGCGCCACTCGTCGCGCAGCAAACTGCTGAAATCGTATCTGGGCTGA
- a CDS encoding Do family serine endopeptidase, protein MKKAFLILGAVAVSAAAGGLTAWAVAGGREGSVQYIEREVERTPALGTQFTSYQAEQYPDLTYAAENAVKAVVNIEAVQQVEMPRRRGYDPFLEFFGIPQGYDEGPQFREQRAGGSGVIISADGYVVTNNHVVDGASKLRVKLNDGRSFDAKLIGKDSATDLALLKIEASDLPTLAFGSSDALRLGEWVLAIGSPFDLQSTITAGIVSAKARNLGVIPNDFRIEAFIQTDAAVNPGNSGGALVNTHGELVGINTLIKSQTGSYIGYSFAIPESIVRKVVVDLKEFGIVQRALLGIRFAIVDQDFIDREGKELGITELGGAYVAGVVEGGSASEAGIRKGDVILDIDGVKINDNATLSEQIGRRRPNDKVKLSVKRDGAVKQIEVTLRNKAGKTELMTKEDVDVVEVLGGKFADAGTKLCRELDIKGGVQVVGIKADGILARARVKQGFVITHINDRPVYSVADMQRMDEKVRSIDGIYPNGRAASYTLVE, encoded by the coding sequence ATGAAAAAGGCATTTTTGATTTTAGGAGCAGTCGCCGTATCGGCCGCCGCGGGCGGACTTACGGCATGGGCAGTAGCCGGGGGCCGCGAAGGCTCCGTACAATATATCGAGCGCGAGGTGGAACGCACGCCCGCGCTGGGGACGCAGTTCACCTCGTATCAGGCCGAGCAGTACCCCGACCTGACGTACGCCGCCGAGAATGCGGTGAAGGCCGTGGTCAATATCGAAGCCGTGCAGCAGGTCGAGATGCCGCGCCGCCGGGGGTACGATCCCTTTCTGGAGTTCTTCGGCATCCCGCAGGGGTATGACGAGGGACCGCAGTTCCGCGAACAGCGCGCCGGAGGTTCGGGCGTCATCATCTCGGCCGACGGTTACGTGGTGACCAACAACCACGTCGTGGACGGGGCTTCGAAACTCCGCGTGAAGCTCAACGACGGCCGTTCGTTCGACGCCAAGCTGATCGGCAAGGACTCGGCCACGGACCTCGCGCTGCTGAAGATCGAGGCTTCGGACCTGCCGACGCTGGCTTTCGGATCGTCCGATGCGCTGCGTCTGGGCGAGTGGGTGCTGGCGATCGGTTCGCCGTTCGACCTGCAATCGACCATTACGGCGGGTATCGTGAGCGCCAAGGCGCGTAATCTGGGGGTTATTCCCAACGATTTCCGCATCGAGGCCTTTATCCAGACCGACGCGGCCGTGAATCCCGGCAATTCGGGCGGCGCGCTGGTCAACACGCACGGCGAGCTGGTGGGCATCAACACCCTCATCAAGTCGCAGACGGGCAGCTATATCGGTTATTCGTTCGCCATTCCCGAATCGATCGTGCGCAAGGTGGTCGTGGACCTCAAGGAGTTCGGCATCGTGCAGCGCGCACTGCTCGGCATCCGTTTTGCGATTGTCGATCAGGACTTTATCGACCGTGAAGGCAAGGAACTGGGCATCACCGAGCTGGGCGGCGCCTATGTCGCCGGCGTAGTCGAGGGCGGTTCGGCTTCGGAGGCCGGCATCCGCAAGGGCGACGTGATTCTGGACATCGACGGGGTGAAGATCAACGACAATGCGACCCTTTCCGAGCAGATCGGACGCCGCCGACCCAACGATAAGGTCAAATTGTCGGTAAAAAGAGATGGCGCAGTGAAACAAATCGAGGTTACTTTGCGTAATAAAGCGGGTAAAACGGAATTAATGACCAAAGAGGACGTCGATGTCGTCGAGGTTCTCGGCGGTAAGTTCGCCGATGCGGGCACCAAACTCTGCCGTGAGCTCGATATCAAGGGCGGCGTGCAGGTGGTCGGCATCAAGGCCGACGGAATTCTGGCCCGTGCCCGTGTCAAACAGGGATTTGTGATTACCCATATCAACGATCGTCCGGTCTATTCGGTTGCGGACATGCAGCGTATGGACGAGAAGGTCCGCTCGATCGACGGTATTTATCCCAACGGCCGCGCTGCGAGCTACACGCTCGTGGAGTAG
- the metK gene encoding methionine adenosyltransferase, with translation MGFLFTSESVSEGHPDKVSDQISDAILDEFLRRDANSKVACETLCTTGLVVVAGEVRSEAYVDVQGVARRVIDRIGYTKSEYQFDCNSCGILSAIHEQSSDINQGVVRAEEDEQGAGDQGIMFGYACNETREMMPATLILSHVILKELAVIRREGEVMTYLRPDSKSQVTIEYDEKTNRPLRVHTIVVSTQHDEFILPGNGLTEKEAEERMQATIREDVRTILIPRVKARLERAGDKLAGLIGDDYILHVNPTGKFVIGGPHGDTGLTGRKIIVDTYGGRGAHGGGAFSGKDSSKVDRSAAYAARHIAKNLVAAGVADEVLVELSYAIGIAQPLSIYVDTYRSPRPAALEGMTDGEIARRIGKLFDLRPAAIVRRFGLKNPIFEATASYGHFGNRPYTERVKVWENGRETEREIEFFGWEKLDAVELIRKEFGL, from the coding sequence ATGGGCTTTTTGTTTACATCGGAATCGGTGTCCGAAGGACATCCCGATAAAGTTTCAGATCAGATTTCAGACGCCATTCTCGACGAATTCCTGCGTCGTGACGCCAACTCGAAAGTCGCCTGCGAGACGCTTTGCACCACGGGACTGGTGGTCGTGGCGGGCGAGGTGCGCTCCGAAGCGTATGTCGATGTACAGGGCGTGGCGCGCCGTGTGATCGACCGCATCGGCTATACCAAGAGCGAATACCAGTTCGACTGCAACTCGTGCGGCATCCTGTCGGCCATCCACGAGCAGTCGTCGGACATCAATCAGGGCGTTGTGCGCGCCGAGGAGGACGAGCAGGGCGCGGGCGATCAGGGCATCATGTTCGGCTATGCCTGCAACGAGACCCGCGAGATGATGCCGGCGACGCTGATCCTCTCGCACGTGATTCTCAAGGAGCTGGCCGTCATCCGCCGCGAAGGGGAGGTGATGACCTACCTGCGTCCCGATTCCAAGTCGCAGGTGACCATCGAGTACGACGAGAAGACCAACCGTCCGCTGCGCGTGCATACCATCGTGGTTTCGACCCAGCACGACGAGTTCATCCTGCCCGGCAACGGGCTGACGGAGAAGGAGGCCGAGGAGCGGATGCAGGCTACGATCCGCGAGGACGTGCGCACGATCCTCATTCCGCGCGTCAAGGCGCGTCTGGAGCGCGCCGGCGACAAGCTGGCCGGGCTGATCGGCGACGACTATATCCTGCACGTCAATCCTACGGGCAAGTTCGTGATCGGCGGCCCTCACGGGGACACCGGGCTTACGGGCCGCAAGATCATCGTCGATACCTACGGCGGCCGCGGCGCGCACGGCGGCGGCGCCTTTTCGGGCAAGGACTCCTCGAAGGTGGACCGCTCGGCGGCCTACGCCGCCCGCCATATCGCCAAGAATCTGGTCGCCGCGGGCGTTGCCGACGAAGTGCTGGTCGAGCTGTCGTACGCCATCGGCATCGCGCAGCCGCTGTCGATTTACGTCGATACCTACCGTTCGCCGCGTCCCGCCGCGCTGGAGGGCATGACCGACGGCGAGATCGCCCGCCGCATCGGCAAGCTTTTCGACCTGCGTCCCGCCGCCATCGTCCGCCGTTTCGGCCTGAAGAACCCGATCTTCGAGGCCACGGCTTCCTACGGTCACTTCGGCAACCGTCCCTATACGGAGCGGGTGAAGGTCTGGGAGAACGGCCGCGAAACGGAGCGTGAGATCGAGTTCTTCGGCTGGGAGAAGCTCGATGCCGTGGAGCTGATTCGCAAAGAGTTCGGATTGTAA
- a CDS encoding RNA polymerase sigma factor: MSLQRTKQYEFETFVREHRRIVGKVCYLYAVDSDDFDDLYQEVLINLWRGFDGFEGRAKVSSWVYRVALNTCISYYRRNRRHTGRLPLTDSLGAADEDPERGERLRDLYALINRLDALEKAVVMLWLDELPYEEIAAITGLTRNNVASKLHRIKLKLREQANH; the protein is encoded by the coding sequence ATGAGCCTACAGCGAACCAAACAGTATGAATTCGAGACCTTCGTCCGGGAACACCGCCGCATCGTCGGCAAAGTCTGTTATCTCTATGCCGTGGACAGCGACGACTTCGACGATCTCTATCAGGAGGTGCTGATTAACCTGTGGCGGGGATTCGACGGATTCGAAGGCCGGGCCAAAGTTTCGTCGTGGGTCTACCGCGTCGCGCTGAACACCTGCATTTCGTACTATCGCCGCAACCGCCGCCATACGGGCCGGCTGCCGTTGACCGACTCGCTGGGCGCAGCCGACGAAGATCCCGAACGCGGCGAGCGGCTGCGGGATCTGTATGCACTGATAAACCGGCTCGATGCGCTCGAAAAGGCGGTCGTGATGCTGTGGCTCGACGAGCTTCCTTACGAGGAGATCGCCGCGATCACGGGGCTTACGCGCAACAACGTGGCTTCGAAGCTCCACCGCATCAAGCTGAAACTGCGTGAACAGGCAAATCATTAA
- a CDS encoding site-specific integrase: MRSTFKVLFYVKKGSEKPNGNLPLMCRITVDGEIKQFSCKMDVPPRLWDVKNNRASGKSVEAQRINLAVDKIRVEVNRRYQELMQTDGYVTAAKLKDAYLGIGVKQETLLKLFEQHNAEFEKKVGHGRAQGTFTRYRTVCNHIREFLPHTYKREDIPLKELNLTFINDFEYFLRTEKKCRTNTVWGYMIVLKHIVSIARNDGRLPFNPFAGYINSPESVDRGYLTQTEIQTLMNAPMKNATHELVRDLFVFSVFTGLAYSDVKNLTADRLQTFFDGNLWIITRRKKTNTESNIRLLDVPKRIIEKYKGLARDGHVFPVPSNGSCNKILKDIGRQCGFKVRLTYHVARHTNATTVLLSHGVPIETVSRLLGHTNIKTTQIYAKITAQKISQDMETLSHKLEDMEKNICRAI; encoded by the coding sequence ATGCGTAGTACATTCAAGGTATTATTTTACGTGAAGAAAGGCAGCGAGAAGCCCAACGGCAACCTGCCTCTGATGTGCCGTATCACGGTGGACGGCGAGATTAAACAGTTCAGTTGCAAGATGGACGTTCCCCCACGCTTGTGGGACGTGAAGAACAACCGTGCTTCGGGCAAGAGCGTCGAAGCACAGAGAATCAACCTTGCGGTGGATAAAATCCGTGTGGAGGTGAACCGCCGCTACCAAGAACTGATGCAGACGGACGGTTATGTTACCGCCGCCAAGCTCAAAGACGCCTATCTCGGTATCGGCGTCAAGCAGGAAACATTGCTGAAACTGTTCGAGCAGCACAACGCCGAGTTTGAGAAGAAAGTCGGGCACGGCAGGGCGCAGGGTACATTTACCCGTTATCGGACGGTCTGCAACCATATCCGGGAGTTTCTGCCCCATACCTACAAGCGTGAGGATATCCCGTTAAAGGAACTCAACCTCACGTTCATCAACGACTTCGAGTATTTTTTGCGCACGGAGAAGAAATGCCGCACCAATACCGTGTGGGGCTACATGATTGTGTTGAAACACATCGTTTCCATTGCGAGGAACGACGGGCGTTTGCCCTTTAATCCCTTTGCCGGATATATCAACTCTCCCGAAAGCGTGGACAGGGGCTACCTTACCCAAACGGAGATACAGACGCTCATGAACGCACCGATGAAGAACGCCACCCATGAACTTGTACGGGATTTGTTCGTCTTTTCTGTTTTCACGGGTTTGGCGTATTCGGACGTGAAGAACCTCACCGCCGACCGCCTGCAAACATTCTTCGACGGCAACCTGTGGATAATCACCCGAAGAAAGAAGACCAACACCGAATCGAACATCCGTCTTTTGGACGTTCCCAAACGTATCATCGAAAAGTACAAGGGACTGGCTCGGGACGGTCACGTTTTCCCCGTTCCGAGTAACGGCAGTTGTAACAAGATACTCAAAGATATAGGCAGACAATGCGGCTTCAAGGTGCGTTTGACCTACCATGTGGCACGCCACACGAACGCCACGACCGTACTTCTGTCGCACGGCGTACCCATCGAAACGGTGAGCCGCCTTTTGGGGCACACGAACATAAAAACCACCCAAATTTACGCCAAAATCACCGCCCAAAAGATAAGCCAAGACATGGAAACCTTGTCGCACAAGTTGGAGGATATGGAGAAGAATATCTGCCGAGCCATCTAA